The Candidatus Cloacimonadota bacterium region TAAACTCGAAACCTTTGGTGCTGAGATTTCTGAAGCGCTTATTAGTAAATGGTGAGGTGCCAAAAAAGGCAGCTTCGCCTATACGGAAGTGATTGACCTCTTGTGGTCTTTTACCTTTACCGACTAAGGGAAGAGTTATAGAAGAACCACCGGAGACCAGATCGATCTTACGGTTGAATGTGAGTTCAATAATTCGTTTATAGAGACAGAGCTGGATCAGCTTATCAAAGGTAGGTTCGATACCATACATACAGCCAAGATTCGTTCCGAGACCGATAACTTCGATGTTGGTTAATTTGAAAACTTTTTTATAGAACTCGAGGATCTGGTCTCTGACTACCCCCTCTCGTAATTCTCCCAACTCTATCATGACGATGATCTGATGGTTCTTCTTTTGCTTCTTAGCTTCTTTGTTGAGAGCTTCTATTGTCTGAATGCTGGAATTGAGCGAGATATCGGCATAGCTGATCACATTCTTGATCTGATCTGCTGCCGGTGGTTTGATATACATCGTAACCGCTTCCGGCTTGATCTGTTTGATCTTTTTCAGACAGGAGAGATGTGAATCACCGATAGAGTGAATATTTTGTAATTCTTGGCTATGAAGGATCCTTTCCAGTACCTGACGGTTTCCACTGAGAACTTTCATGATGATCGACCAGCGGATGTTGTATTTTCCGAGTAAGTCATTCAATTTTGTGATATTATCAAGGATAATCTTTGAATCTATCTGTAAGGTAGCCATTAAGCTCAGCTCCTATTGTATCGCATTTCGGCATATTTGGAGACAAATCCGAGACGCTCATAAAGTCGTTTAGCAGGATTATCATATTCTACATGGAGAGCAATATCCCCTTCACAGTTTTCGGCTGCCTTCTTGATGATCTGCTTACCAAAGCCCTTGCCACGATAAGTCGCATCGACAGCTATATAAACGAGAAGATTTTCCGGAATGAAATCTTTCATGCCGGTACTGTTCATCACCAATACTCCGACCAGTTTGTCCTCATAAAAGGCGGTCAAGATAAAGCCACCCTTACCTTCGGCACCTGAGAAGGCATAATTGATCGATTTATTGATCGCTTCCTTACTATCTCGGAAACGGTCTAAATGGTTATAAAGAAAATCTATCACCTCTTCTCGTGAGATATACTGCT contains the following coding sequences:
- a CDS encoding GNAT family N-acetyltransferase: MHVFRNEAEMKQYISREEVIDFLYNHLDRFRDSKEAINKSINYAFSGAEGKGGFILTAFYEDKLVGVLVMNSTGMKDFIPENLLVYIAVDATYRGKGFGKQIIKKAAENCEGDIALHVEYDNPAKRLYERLGFVSKYAEMRYNRS
- a CDS encoding alanine racemase; amino-acid sequence: MATLQIDSKIILDNITKLNDLLGKYNIRWSIIMKVLSGNRQVLERILHSQELQNIHSIGDSHLSCLKKIKQIKPEAVTMYIKPPAADQIKNVISYADISLNSSIQTIEALNKEAKKQKKNHQIIVMIELGELREGVVRDQILEFYKKVFKLTNIEVIGLGTNLGCMYGIEPTFDKLIQLCLYKRIIELTFNRKIDLVSGGSSITLPLVGKGKRPQEVNHFRIGEAAFFGTSPFTNKRFRNLSTKGFEFKANIIELAQKDTEPDGLIGNGNIGTVADIGSDRDKSYRAILDFGILDVDIDDIFPIDKNITFAGTTSDMTVYDLGDNKTKEGKQKYSVGKKIVFHPNYMAVARLMNTPFIEKKIL